tataataGATAGCagattataattttatcatatCTTTGTGTATCTTGTATCTATTTACCCGCTCGTCTGTCGTAACGTAATACGGTTAAGTTTAATCTATTTAAGAGTTGTATTATCGTTCATACTATCTAATTGATTACGTTTAGTAAAATTGAATGTCGTTTACTCAAAAtgtcatatatatttttgaagaattttcaaATGTGATACACTGTTTTGGTATATGTCTGGTATTCTATCTTTACGAAGATTTAGTAATTGTTAAGGTAATGCATGAGCGGTCGACTACGGAAGTTCACAAATTATACGTTCTTACTTGTATATTTTCCTCATAAATCGGTTTCTCTATTCGTGATAAAAAATCGTTCAGTTGTTTTCGAGTGTATCACAAACAGGAAAAATAGTCACGTACAAGAAGAccaatattttgcatttatattttGTGGAATCATAGGTAATAATGTGGTAACATGAAAGTGATTCAAGCTGGTATTCAGAAGGTAGGACTATCGTAATTTTATTTCGGTAATGTCAGAATAGTATTGCCGCTTTTCGTGGAAACTATGTATTTAAGAAATACCTTTAATAACTACATCTAAAAAAGCTACCAGCCAGACATTTCacttgagaaaaggctaggcagatgataatgaaaCAATAACGCGTTGTATCGCACATATTTGTTGGTGATTAATCTTTGTTTTATCGGCTGATGTCGACTAACCTTTGTTTATTCATGACAAGAACACTGAACGGTCAATGCACaatgaatttattatgaattctttacatacaaaaaacaaaacgaatttTAGAATGCTCTATATGAAATCGTATGAAACTTCGTTTTTACACGCGGAAATCTGGAAGACTGGAAGAATTACAGAAATCACAGATTTTTGGATGAAAACACCGCTAATAGTTGTGTATGATAGGTGAACCTAAAGGAATAACTTTTTCGAACGTTCGAAGTTTTCATCTGTGCGTGAGAGGTGTTTCTAGAGGTCGATTCTTTTCGCTATTCTAGATATTATAAGTAGATGTGCGTTATCCATAAATAATGCGTTCGAAAGCAAAGAGACCGCCTTACTggccagaaaaaaaacaaacagaacaAAAGGGCGCGAACATGGCCAGTGATAACAGATAGTCATCGATAAGCTTCTTTGGTCACAGCACTaaaaaaggtttatttgtaaaacttaGGGTGAAAATGTAAACTATGTCGTTTCTAATATATGAATTctcaataataaatgaaaacaatttaacaTTATATCGTTAAATAAAAGAGACATTACATTTAAGTGTTttactgccacactcagaatggatacttaaattagtcctaacgagtccttaactaattatcattaaatctgttaatgaacgatacatcccagagacgaaatttaagggttcattagttaatgacagctgtaagtatccgtagggcagagtatcgtcaaattgtctttgataatgcttatcgataaacgaaaggtgtagccgcaccttaaaatgtgaaattattaagtagcaaaaactgttatttaaatacattaaaaccttgtgtatcaacaatagaaataagaatttgttaatttcggGATCGTTTTTACGTACAAacacctattttcatgtaaatgatataaagtacatggaaacttttttctggtatcactgtcaatattgtactgtcagtgtcaaggttacgtttaaaattcttgttccgttaaccgtcaggaaagaaaagtgtgataaactctgaaataaatagctttatcttaacatattatcatggtaagtttcgtttatatgtacattagtagctgcacatatgtatttgaagaatttaacttgtgcttgtttcattttaggagtCTTCAGGAACAAGAGCCCCACGCAAACGTGTGGCTAATTTCACGGCGGACGAAAAAGCTTTGTTAGCACAATTAGATAAAAAGAGACCAAGCGTGGAATCTAAAATAACAGATGGCAAGTCAGTCGCCAAGAAACAAGCAGCATGGGATAGTATAACACAGGAGTTCAATCaggaatcaatcaccagcttccagactacgggctgctttgtgaaagtttaagaaaaccctcGAGAGACCTCTAGCACAGCAGCCgtgcttgcgaccactagaccaacaaggcagtcaaataaactttgtactacataattgttcaacaattaaaaaagtattcgtcttattttatggatttttatttattaaaaactatattatgaGAAAAACCTATCAACTGTAGATTGTCGCACCAAAAATCCATTGCTGTTGGTTGTGCTTTCACGCCTTTCACTCATCaggacaacatcatcattctcaatatGAAGAGATTCCCAGTTCATTGGAACCAAATCAtcaacctgtaaagaaatattatgcagtGTCGCACAAGCACATATAACAGCCACAACTGTATCCATCTTAATGCCCATGCCAAGTTGGAGACAAGGAAACCTTCGTTTCCAAATGCCAAAGCATCTTTCCACAgtattccacattatattttatttggcttctgttgtagttttcttgtgcagttgaatttggtgataaaaacgGTGTCAGTAGCACATCGCTAACTGCATACCCGCTGTCCCCTTAAATTATCCCTTTTAACACACCAgtattcagtctttgtttacttgcactgctgttataaataaaactatcatgggtactgccaggccaccgggctactagatcataaaattccaagtttgtcccagtgactgcttgaacattgatagaaaaaatacccttttatattcctatagacttctaatgttactcctcctgggcttcttatttggccccactactctaaaccttctggtatagtctacaaaatcaataaagtcaagcaaatcactcatttttactttattgttaataCATTCCTATTcctgagactttttaaaatattttatttacttttataaccttaaacaaaaatgtcaaaatcaatcattagaaagttaagtaaaggttttgctttacttaactttaattgtcattaagggatgctaacggatcattaattgtctctgagagtgagcttttttaaatctatactaaggaaccacttaagtaaccattaactgactctgagtgtggcagttactaactaaattcaatttacagctAGCTAGTTATGGTTTGATTTTCGTTAAAGAGCCTATACACTGCACCCATAAAAATAGTGAATTCAATCATAGTTTTTAGTCGATGTTATACCGGCtacatacctgatctttgttatgtgcCCACCATTCATCTCCCTAtcgatttatgagcccgaaaaaactataataataacTCTTTATTTCTCTTctacaaactgtcggccgactaaaagtttgcaatatgCCTTTAACACATTTACCGTCATTTCCAGGTCGTCGCAAAAGCCCTTTCCTATTTCTGCCACTGCTGGTGTCATTGCTGGTGCTCTGGCCCACAATATGGTGGTTTGCGGAGCAGACCAGTCAGACCCTGATGGTGCCACCTCCTCTAGAACACGCCCTCGACCACTACAGGAGAAACCGGAGCTTACATCATTATTTATCCAATATGTAAGTACTGCTTAGTTTCGTGGTGGCTTAGTACCTACTACCATACTAGTAATGTATCGTgaggtggcctagtgggtaaagaaccaagttctcaagtacgagtgtgtGGAGTTAATTCCAGGTCAGGTCAGGCAGGTTTCGGATTGCACGTTAAACTGtgcaggtcccggctgtcattgaacatctttagatGTCGTTACGAGTACTCAGAAGCcactaagtctgacaatcagttttaccaaggggtatcgggttgcccgtgtaattgggttgaggaggtcagataggcagtcgcttcttgtacaATACTGATACTCAGCCGcacccagttagactggaaaccgaccccaacatagttgggaaaaggggtcggcagatgatgatgatgtaagtaCCTTAGTTTCGGGAAGAGGAAGTACTGCAcgcataataataaacatttgatTCGATCGGATAAACATTGCCGACGACTCGAGATGACAATACGGACCACTAGCACAGATTGCTAAATGTTTACTAATATCTGAGATTCTTAGCTCGTTCAAAGAACATcgtcatcttccgagccttttcccaactatattggggtcggcgtaaagtctaactggatgtagctgagtaccagtgttttacaaggagcgactgcctatctgacctcctctctCTTGCCTCATCCACACTAGTTATATTAGTTAGGTATAATGTAAACACAATACAGCTATAATGTAAACTGAAAAATGTTAAGAATAGGTACTTACCCATCCAATATTATCTGTTAACGTCAAATTCAAGTGGTTGTTTAATTCGATAGTTAAAATGAATCATGTATTAGTAATCGTtgtcgatattttaattttcataagtaggtaattgaatTACACGAATAGTCATGGGAAAGAAAATACACCGATATCTAATCTATTAGTTGTAGTCTACACCTATTTATCTATAGGAggataagtttgtttgtaccctaaaggctccgaaactaaatAACCGATTTGTAGCTACACTATACtcaggttatatttttttcgggtACGGGAAATAGTTCCGATAAAATGTGTAGGCAGATAAACCTGTACTTTCGTTATCCTCTGTTAATTTATCTAATCGAATATTTTGAGGAAAAAATTAACAATTCGGGGTAAGTGTGATTCACGTTACTGTCGAAATGGTAATCTCAACAAATTATTCATTGATACTCGTACATAACAATCTACTGATGACGCTACGCTAGATAAGCTATTCCGTATATTTtatcatcaataaaaaaaaattctgagTAAGTTAACATAACGTGTCCCCTATCTTACTATGACCACGTATCCCCCAAACGGACTACGCGATTGCTAATCGCAGTTTTAAAATACTGTTAGGgattgttttattcaaaaattgtTCGTGTATTTGTACTTTAAAGGTTCCTAAATaaccaatttttaaaaaatctttcactgtatgtaagctacactattcccgggTGACAAAGGTTATATACCCCCATTAGCAGGATAGTTTAACCTTCCCCCAAAATCTAGAATAATCGAAATAACTCAACAAACTCTTGGTTTTCCAGCCAAACCCTGATAGAGCCATCATGGACACCCTGCGAGAGCCTGGACGAGGTTCCAGTCGTGGTGCTGGTCACCAGTTCGCCCCACAACCTCGCCAACCGCCAGGCCGTGCGGGAGACCTGGGCCAAGCACCAGCCTACGTACTTCGTTATGGGATTGATAGGAAACGATGTGGATGATCAGCTGGTGAGGGGCCTTCTTTTAATAGTGGTGTTACCTGCTTCAtacatttaaaaagaaaaaagaagctaTGAATAATCTGAAATTCATACAAAGCCGTTAGAAATATGCTCTTTTTTAACagactaaaaattaaaatgatgattCGCCCGTCTAAATATTGTGGAAATACATAATTTCTAcgtatattgatttattttattacatcgaAGGTAATTTCTGAATACCTAGTCTCTGAACCAACATATCCCGGATGATATAAAAAGAGTAAGAGTTTCTATGTGAAAATCTGCTCAAAACCTAACATACTATACTCAAAGCATACTAACCTAAAATGTCTTatatttctaactaaagcaCTTTAATTCCAGGTAGACTCATACATAGAAGCAAAACAGTTCGGAGACTTGCTCGTCTTCGATTTCCACGACCACTACCAGAATCTGACGCTGAAGACAGCTCTGATGATGAAGTGGACCCTCCGCCGCTGTCCTCAGGCGCAGTTCATGTTCAAGACTGATGATGACGTGCTCGTCAACCCATGGATGCTGAAGAAGGTGATTAAGGAGAATGGTGATGCTAGTTTACTTGGTAAGATATTAATCATGTGTGTCTGTACTAACAAAAGATTTACAGCAAAGGCtaaataactttgcattttATAAAGTTAGTCATTAAAATTTGACGCCTCAAGCTAACGCAGTaatgtttattcatattttttgacagAAGATGTGATCGCAGTTGAGAAAGTTTTCTAAACACAAGTTGTTGTTTTCTAAAGACAAACAATCTACTCATGGAAAAATTGGATACATCGAGATTTAACGGACCCAAACTGATACAATCTAATATTTTTACGAGACATTTAATATAGAGTCTACTATTTTCAAAGCTTTCAACAAAAACCTATCACATACGTCTCAATGTTATTACTTCTGTATTGCAGGCTACAGTATAAACGGCACTCAGTTGAACAGGAGCGAGTACAGCAAGTGGTTCATCCCGCGCTGGCTGCTCAGTGACGACCGTGTCTCCAAATATCTCAGCGGCACTGGATACCTCATCAGTGGTTAATACTCCTTATTTATGTTCTTTAATCATTTATCTTGTcccaattttattactttactgTTCTAACTGCTGTCATCTAACAGGTAATATTCTTACCAGCCATTTCAACTTTCAtataatccatccatcgtttcgtTGGTCATCTCCTTCCATTACCTATATCCGTTCACATTCCTGCTATAGAGATTGTCTATAATATGTTTGGGGTCTACAGCTACAAGAAGAGTTTCCTGAAACTGAATAGATCTTCCGAGTCCAAAGAACGACACCAAATATATTCCTACCTAATTAAATATGAACCTAATTTATTCATACTGATAAACAAATATTCATTCTTTCCAGGAGACTACATAGAAGCGATCCTAAAAAAAGCCTACAACATACCAATAGTGAATCTAGAAGACGTCTACTTCACGTACCTAGTGGCCCACAAGCAGTTGGGGCTGGTCCTCACGCACGACAGGAGACTGTCTCCCTACAAACCCTGGCTGAAGACCAGCTGCCTCTACTGGGAGTTCGCGTCTATCCACAGTTTGAGCCCAGATGAGATGGTCTCATCGTGGAGTAGACTGAAAAGACTAGTAGACCGGGGTAACGGAACTAGTGAGTGTTGGTTCTTTGAGTCGTACTTGGGAGATTATAGTGATGTGGTGTTGTATTGAAGATGGTCTTTTGAAAAATGTTGATAGTCTATTTTGTGAGTGGTTTTGAATTTGTCGTGATGGCATAGAGGCTAATGGTCTTGCATCAAAGTTGTGGTATATGCAATGATGTGAATGTGGGTTAAAAAGGCTGAATTATTAATGTTTGATTGAAGAAGtgccttaaataaaattaatgaggGGTTTTACACTACCGAGCAAACGTATAGTTTGGTTCCGAGTATTTTTCAGTCATTTGAACCACAAATTGCCAATTATTTGTTGGAACTGGGTAAATAATTTActacaattattaaataacCTGAATTCacgtataatattatttatgtgctAAACAATTGCCGCCATAATGTATAAGATGAGCAAAAAGGATAGACGGAATATCCATTGTAATTATGTTGaaaaagaattaatttataattgtcTAGTTATAAGATAACGCATTTAATTTTGAcgggtatttttatttgacctaATATAAGAATTGATAtaagatgtaaataataataatttatatttctgtgTAATAAACGCATAagtgattatttttgtaaatagtatAGTAACTAGAGAGCAAACATGTCCTTATTTAGTCTCGAGAATATCTGTGAAAGcgtgacagacaaacagacaaagttAATACTTAGTAAgaataatgaatttataattgaattttgaGGCCTTATAGacttagggtgcttacataaagaaacaggttgccggtacggacaaacctgtacgggtaggtaccgatcagtgcaggtataatattctaaagaaacaggtaaacaggtaacctgtttctttataagtgagtcaataggattgtattgaaatattatacctgcactgatcggtacctacccgtacaggtttgtctgtaccggaaacctgtttctttatgtaagcacccttaagtattacttacttCATGTACCTGAAAAACTGTAAATAGGTGTAGTGTATTACGACGAAGGCTATTTAACTGATAAATAGGACTAAATagacaatgtttttaatttgtcatGGAAAAATACTGATTCTACATATATTCATCGAGCTTAGAATATATTGCGGGaacggctgtcatttgaacattatttggcagtcattacgggtaatcagaagccagtaagtctgacaccag
The DNA window shown above is from Helicoverpa armigera isolate CAAS_96S chromosome 25, ASM3070526v1, whole genome shotgun sequence and carries:
- the LOC110376677 gene encoding beta-1,3-galactosyltransferase 5 codes for the protein MFHLATRIIVRKFLVLIKLIGRRKSPFLFLPLLVSLLVLWPTIWWFAEQTSQTLMVPPPLEHALDHYRRNRSLHHYLSNIQTLIEPSWTPCESLDEVPVVVLVTSSPHNLANRQAVRETWAKHQPTYFVMGLIGNDVDDQLVDSYIEAKQFGDLLVFDFHDHYQNLTLKTALMMKWTLRRCPQAQFMFKTDDDVLVNPWMLKKVIKENGDASLLGYSINGTQLNRSEYSKWFIPRWLLSDDRVSKYLSGTGYLISGDYIEAILKKAYNIPIVNLEDVYFTYLVAHKQLGLVLTHDRRLSPYKPWLKTSCLYWEFASIHSLSPDEMVSSWSRLKRLVDRGNGTSECWFFESYLGDYSDVVLY